One window of the Bubalus bubalis isolate 160015118507 breed Murrah chromosome 8, NDDB_SH_1, whole genome shotgun sequence genome contains the following:
- the LSMEM1 gene encoding leucine-rich single-pass membrane protein 1 gives MKRSSQDSGSRSIPEDRKLYIVDSINDLNKLNLCPAGSQQLFPLEEKVQDVSTDSGNGSHSLFLVGLIIVLIISLALVSFVIFLIVQTENKMEDVSRRLAAEGKDIDDLKKINSIIVKRLNQLDSEQS, from the exons ATGAAACGTTCTTCCCAGGACAGTGGCTCTCGCAGCATTCCTGAAGATAGAAAGCTTTATATTGTGGATTCCATAAATGATCTGAACAAACTAAACCTCTGTCCTGCCGGATCACAGCAGCTGTTCC CTCTAGAGGAGAAAGTCCAGGACGTCAGCACTGATTCAGGAAATGGAAGCCACAGTCTGTTTTTGGTGGGGCTGATCATCGTGCTGATTATCAGCCTGGCACTGGTTTCCTTTGTGATATTTCTGATAG ttcAAACCGAAAACAAGATGGAAGATGTGTCAAGACGGCTAGCAGCTGAAGGAAAGGACATCGATGATCTTAAGAAAATCAACAGCATCATCGTAAAGCGACTCAACCAGCTGGACTCAGAACAGAGCTAA